GGATGTTATTAGAACATATACAAAAGATCTCAATCTGATGGAGATAATAAGTAGGGTTGCTGCCTCCAAAAAAGTGACAGGTAAACTGATCCCCCAAAGAAAATTTAGCCAGGTGTAAGTGAGGAATAGGTGCTATAGGCTGAGAGAATGAAATATGCTAGAGCCCTTGTTGTATTATCCATAGACTAGGATGGAGTAAAGAAAGTAGATATAATTTACTCAGTACCTACTGTGCACCACGTTATTTGTTTTAGGACATTACTCAGCAACCCACGGGTTAGAATAGCACTAATACTTTAAAATATGGATTGTCGGGCTTTGTGGATGAGGAATTGAATGAATTCCTTTGATTATCTGAGAGAACTCAGGAGAAAGGGGTaaagaaatttataaattattaatagcaATGAAATATTTGCAATAATTCAGGTATCTACAAGATATTATGTGACCATAGAAATGGAAACCATGAGCTCCGATGGGGGTGCCAAAGAGCACATCATGCAGGAAGTAGAGTTTGAGCCGAGTTCTGGAGGAAAAATAAGCTTCCTCTTATAGGGAGTAAAGAGATAAGGTTCTTCCTGAGAGTTGTTGATTGCCACGAGGAAGGTTCTGATTCATGACCCCTTatgtacaatagaataaaagtaccTCAGTCTTGCACAATATTCATGATTCTTTTTACATTTGAGTCCATCTTCTAGCATAGTATTGGAAAATCGACTGTTGTAATCCATTGAGTTTCAATTcactaatttttggaagtagatctctaTGTCTTTCTTCCTAGGCTTAGTATGAAAGCATAACTAAAATCTGTTCTCGAGGGTGATGGTActaacatcatagcaacacactacAAACTACAGTATGACAAATGTAAAGATGGTGATGACCCCCTTCCAGGGAGAGGCCTCCGCAAGTTCAAAGACATGAGTCCAGGAAGAATATGTCCCACAGCTGACTGCAGAACACACGAGGCAGAACATGAAACTGAAATACTAATCAGAAGTCTAATTAAATAGGACTCCATGTCCTTCTAAAGCACTGGAGGTCCAGTGGTTATGATCctcaagatcggcagttcaaaaccaccagcagctcagcaggaCAAGACTAGGCATTCTTCTCTTGTAAACAGTTATTGCCTCAGAAACTGAGTCTGGTTTGGTTATGTCCTCATAACTAACACTTTCTTATTATGTCTGGGAAACAGTGAGTCAGTAAAAGTATAGGTAGGGAAGTCTGATCccatttgtgttttctgtagaccCCAAAGATTGCTGGAGTAGAACTGTATAACTGAACGAGGAGTGACCTTGGAGAAAGACTGGAGTTATGCAATGACCTTGGAGAAAGAGGTGTTCTCTGTTAGCTAGAAAAAAGTTGAGTTTCTCTCGCCCTCTTTTTTAACTAATGGAGAATAAATGATGATGAAAATTTATTATAACAGACACAACATTTTTGAAATTTCAAACTCGTGTATTTTCCCAAAAGGATAAAGGAAGTACTGTAAACAAATAAGACATACAGTTTTTTAAAGGGGGTGCAGTTTTCATACAATGAATGCAATATATAATTCCTTACAATAAAAGGGACCAACCAAGCCTTACAAAGACAGTAAATCATCCTCAAAATCTTAGCAGTGCAATGTTTATACTGGAAGACCATATAATGAATTTATGTTCAATTAGTTTGCATGTTTCCaaaattttcaatgtacaggTAATTGCGAAGAATATTTCATATTAAAATCACCTGAAAGAAGGCATTTCCATAATAACAGGAAATCATAAATATTCCTATTACATAGCTTTACCTAGTCAAACATATATTGTTACTAAAAGTATAGCATTCATAATATCTAATAAATATCATATAAAACCAAAGTGTAATGAGTAAATAATGGCATTATGCCATACTAAGAAGACATTAAATGTCTAAAGTTGTAAGAAAAGAATATACTGATTCTTCGAGAACTTAGAGGAGATTCTGTTGGCACAGTGAGTAGTGGGTTAAGTGTGAGACTGCTGGTGAAAAGGtttgaagttcaaacccaccagctgctccaagaaaaagatgagacagtctgcttccataaagactgatgGCCTCAGACCTCCAATGGAACAGATCTATCTTGTCctacaggatctctgtgagtcagaacagactcaaaggcAGCGGGtttgattgggggtggggaggtatcGATTTTAAAGATTTAGAAATTCTAAATAATTATACATTTATAATTATTGAGGAATACCTGAAATAAAGAAATGCATGCTACACAGATAAGTGCATGATATACCCAACTTTGTAACATAATGTAATTTAAACAGCATACCATGGTCAAGAGTAAAAAAGTTCTCTGATATATTCCCTCAAGAGACAACATCACAATATGTCTCATTTCATGCGAAGAGTGAGGATTGCCGTCCATCCGCATCAGTAACATTCCAGTGAAATATCATTTACCTATTCAATGTCTAGTCCTCTCAGTAATACTGTAAGGAATATATTCTAGAAATACAATAATCATGTTCAATTCGATACACTTTGAAAGAATAACAACCAGTGATCCTTCACTCACAATTGAAGCAGTTGCCAAAGATTCCAATAAAGTGACGGTTACAATAAATAGCACAAAATATTATGTTTAACACTTAATATGCTTAGCAGAAAGCTACAGGGACAAACAGGCCTCCTTCCTCAAGTTTCATGACATCGATGCCTGGCTGAAGAATGCCAAGTCTTGCTTAATGTCTCCTCTGGATGAGCGGTCTCCAGAAGAACATTTCATTGAAGACTGGGCAGGTTTTCCAATGCATTGTCTATCACTTAATCAGGCTTTCTTTTTTCCACTGTTGAGGAAATAATTCTGTCATTTGAATCCAGGTCCCCACACTCCTCCACTCCACCCTGCTTCCCAAACTGAGAGCTGGAAACTTTTGGTAAAAATATAGACTCAAGCCAAAGACTATACATCAAAATGCATCTCACTAATGAACTCAGCTGACTTGCTGACCCAATTGCATGGATGCCTGTGTGCTGAAGGCTTTCCGGGGCATTTCTGAACCATCCCCTCTTCTCCTTACTCTTTTTGTACTAATCATGGCCTCAGTTGTGGTAGCCAAAACCCAAAAGTTATCTCTGGCAGGCATAGACCCTGTGAACGCTACACTCTGCAAAGCAGAATTTTCAACCCACAAGAATCCAAATGGCAGGTACCTGTCCAGAATTTTCTTGATGGCTTTCCTGAACAGCGGAGCTTCTGGGTTGATGCAGACTTCCTTCTCGCCCTTCTTCAGCGTGGCTCTGCAGAGAGAAGAAGATGCGCCCATGTGCCATGGAGCTTGAAGACCTAGGCTGGGCCACTCTGACCTTCCAAAGGTCCCTGAACACATCACAGCCAGGGGAACTTACATCACTTCCACTTTGTGGCACTGCGGACCTGCGGCAATCACTTGCAGATTACTGATCATTTTGGGGCGAATCCCAGGAGTGTAGCCTAAACACAAGCAGCGCAGCTCTCGCAGCACGGTGCTCACTGGGCCAGCTTGGgttggggggcgggcggggggggggaggaggaggaggaggaggaagagagagagagagagagagagagagagagagagagagagagagagagagagagagagagagagagagagagagagagagagagagagagagatcattatGGTTAGTGCGCAGGTAACCTGCAGGGAGAGCTTTCCTGGCTAGCGCACTCCCCGCGGCTTCCAGGATGCCCAGCCCTGCTGCAAAGGGGCCTCCAAGCTTCTTACCGTGGACAAGTGGCCTTGGTGgcgtcagcagcagcagcagggcgaGCAGCGTGCACAGGGACCCCGAAGGACCTGCGACGCGGAAGGCAGGGATGGATCTGGCAGGCATAGCAGCGAAAGGGTGCGAGCCTGCAGGGCAGAGACCGCGGAGAGGCTAGAGTTGGAAAGAGCGCGCAGATTGGAGATACTTTGCCTTCTCCAAGTGGTGTGCGCTCGCTTTTATTTGCATGTGTCTCCTTATTTCGGGCAGGAAATTAATCAAGCTATGGGACACTTGGGAAATTCCCTgcacggggggggggaggggggggcggagtGGGAAGGGGGCGTGTGTGCCCAGGGAGCTCTGCAGCAAGAATTAGGTGGCTGGGAGGAGCTCACAGTACCAGATCTGCGGTGGACGCTGGAGCCTGGCCGGGCGGTTGCAGCAACCCCAGTGAGTGGTGGAGAGATCATGCAGGCACTTGGTCCTCACTTTCACCCTGGACCAGCTAGGGATG
The Tenrec ecaudatus isolate mTenEca1 chromosome 3, mTenEca1.hap1, whole genome shotgun sequence DNA segment above includes these coding regions:
- the LOC142442837 gene encoding C-X-C motif chemokine 6-like encodes the protein MPARSIPAFRVAGPSGSLCTLLALLLLLTPPRPLVHAGPVSTVLRELRCLCLGYTPGIRPKMISNLQVIAAGPQCHKVEVIATLKKGEKEVCINPEAPLFRKAIKKILDSGKKKA